The following coding sequences lie in one Thermodesulforhabdaceae bacterium genomic window:
- a CDS encoding amidohydrolase, with translation MPELVDLILADADYLVTCDEANSVIKKGALAILNGSIFDLGPSDEIKKCYLAREVFSLEGHILMPGLTNAHVHAPMSLFRGLADDLPLNVWLSEVIFPAEAKWITKETVYLGSLLSFCEMLLSGTTCFCDGYFFEEEVARAARDIGIRGVVGQGILDFPTPDVPDSREMFKRAEGFLDTLAGFDLVKPSLFCHSPYTCSDDTILRTKELCRAGNVIFQIHLAETEWEREVILDRTGKTPVRFLHDLGVLDKKSLCIHGVWLDEEDVKILRDCRTGLVHCAESNLKLGSGIADLPLWIANGLEVGLGTDGPASNNNLDIFGEMRLVSKLHKGIKKDPEVCSPEEVLRLGTLGGAKVIGLAEEVGSLEKGKKADCVAISLGDPHTLPHLFFRFEPAEGFLPAYIVYFAKASDVKHVWVNGMLVVKDRKIVTIDETELLREVRRIARKIKET, from the coding sequence GTGCCTGAGTTGGTCGATTTAATTCTTGCGGATGCAGATTATTTAGTGACCTGTGATGAAGCTAATTCTGTGATAAAAAAAGGAGCTCTGGCTATCCTCAACGGGAGTATTTTTGATCTGGGTCCATCGGATGAAATTAAAAAGTGCTATCTGGCTCGTGAAGTTTTTTCCCTGGAGGGACACATCCTCATGCCAGGGCTCACAAATGCTCATGTCCATGCCCCTATGAGCCTTTTCCGGGGTCTGGCTGATGATTTACCTTTGAATGTATGGCTTTCTGAAGTGATATTTCCAGCTGAAGCGAAGTGGATCACAAAGGAAACGGTTTATCTGGGGAGCCTTCTTTCTTTTTGCGAGATGCTTCTTTCGGGAACGACCTGTTTTTGTGACGGCTATTTTTTTGAAGAAGAAGTCGCCAGAGCCGCAAGGGATATTGGTATTCGAGGTGTGGTAGGGCAGGGCATATTAGACTTTCCAACGCCTGATGTGCCGGATTCTCGAGAGATGTTTAAGCGCGCCGAAGGGTTTTTGGATACTTTGGCAGGATTTGATCTTGTAAAACCATCTCTTTTTTGCCATTCGCCCTATACCTGTTCTGATGATACGATACTTAGAACAAAAGAATTGTGTAGAGCCGGTAACGTAATTTTTCAGATTCACCTTGCCGAAACAGAATGGGAACGGGAAGTGATTTTAGATCGCACTGGTAAAACTCCTGTTAGGTTTCTGCATGATCTCGGTGTGCTGGACAAAAAAAGTCTCTGCATTCATGGAGTATGGCTTGACGAAGAAGACGTGAAGATACTTCGAGACTGTAGAACAGGGCTTGTGCATTGTGCTGAAAGCAATCTTAAGCTTGGTTCTGGTATTGCTGATCTTCCTTTGTGGATTGCAAATGGACTTGAAGTGGGGCTTGGAACCGACGGTCCCGCAAGCAACAACAATCTGGATATTTTTGGCGAGATGAGACTGGTTTCCAAGCTTCATAAGGGCATTAAAAAAGATCCTGAGGTATGTTCCCCGGAGGAAGTGCTTAGATTGGGAACTTTGGGTGGCGCAAAAGTTATAGGGCTGGCAGAGGAAGTGGGAAGTCTTGAGAAAGGAAAAAAAGCTGACTGTGTTGCTATTTCGCTGGGCGATCCACACACTTTGCCCCATCTTTTTTTCCGCTTTGAACCAGCCGAAGGATTTCTTCCCGCTTACATCGTTTATTTTGCAAAAGCTTCCGATGTAAAGCACGTATGGGTTAATGGTATGTTAGTGGTAAAGGATAGAAAGATCGTAACTATAGACGAGACAGAACTTCTCAGGGAAGTGCGAAGAATTGCTAGAAAGATTAAGGAAACGTAG
- a CDS encoding glycosyltransferase family 9 protein, with amino-acid sequence MKTNTLRKFEKITVFHQGALGDFILACSVFESLSGLAESGRLFFWTRRQHAELIESEPFFGGFFPHDDPSILAFFDDALWMKASIPKPCYGADLVIFFGKQSIRIVADRLNKRIGETGGICLWVPSFPEGDETNIPVPLFVAENLNKKLSCPLSIRPFKINPPEKALAQARDMLGNIQNPICIHPGSGGIRKIWPLARWMGLVEWLKTTFPAESIVVITGPADNAVEPFVKWAEERHGVLRLQNVSLLILSAALSMGRLYIGNDSGISHLATACGVPALVIFGPTNPAVWAPWGENAIVLKRQWKEEDILAFPAKISADFYDDNFPDQEIRNKICEIVSRKTS; translated from the coding sequence GTGAAGACGAACACATTACGCAAATTTGAAAAAATCACCGTCTTTCATCAGGGAGCTCTGGGTGATTTTATACTTGCCTGCTCGGTTTTTGAATCTCTGTCCGGATTAGCAGAGTCCGGGCGTCTTTTTTTCTGGACACGCCGCCAACATGCAGAACTGATTGAATCTGAACCTTTTTTTGGGGGTTTTTTCCCTCACGACGATCCTTCTATTTTGGCTTTTTTCGATGATGCCTTGTGGATGAAAGCTTCAATCCCCAAGCCCTGTTATGGTGCGGATCTGGTGATCTTTTTTGGAAAGCAGAGCATAAGAATTGTTGCGGATCGGCTAAATAAAAGAATTGGCGAAACTGGTGGTATTTGCCTGTGGGTTCCTTCTTTTCCAGAAGGAGACGAAACCAACATTCCGGTGCCCCTGTTTGTGGCAGAAAATCTAAATAAGAAGCTTTCTTGCCCGCTCTCGATAAGGCCTTTCAAAATTAATCCGCCCGAAAAAGCACTTGCGCAGGCTCGGGATATGCTGGGAAATATCCAGAATCCCATTTGCATTCATCCCGGAAGTGGTGGAATCCGAAAAATCTGGCCCCTTGCTCGATGGATGGGACTTGTTGAATGGTTGAAAACAACTTTTCCTGCTGAATCCATCGTTGTTATTACCGGCCCTGCTGATAATGCGGTAGAACCCTTTGTAAAGTGGGCTGAAGAACGGCACGGTGTGTTGAGACTCCAAAATGTATCTCTTTTAATTCTTTCTGCTGCACTATCTATGGGACGGCTTTATATTGGAAACGATTCGGGCATCAGTCATCTTGCTACAGCCTGTGGTGTGCCTGCTCTGGTTATTTTTGGTCCCACAAATCCCGCCGTATGGGCTCCCTGGGGAGAAAATGCCATTGTTTTAAAACGTCAATGGAAAGAAGAAGATATTCTGGCGTTCCCAGCCAAAATCTCAGCCGATTTTTATGATGATAATTTCCCTGACCAGGAAATAAGAAACAAGATTTGTGAAATAGTTTCCCGAAAGACTTCCTAG
- a CDS encoding Hsp20/alpha crystallin family protein, translating to MARVRWLDTPDVFRPFEELRQLRREMDRLFESIMGRRSWPVTGKVFPLVNITEDKDAYYIRAELPGVKPEDIEISIEADSVTIGGERKPEDIGKEVSYHRKEREFGKFRRVITLKGGFNADAAEAVFKNGILTIKLPKVEEAKPRQIQVKSE from the coding sequence ATGGCAAGAGTGCGCTGGCTGGACACTCCGGACGTTTTCCGTCCTTTCGAAGAACTTCGTCAGCTTCGAAGAGAAATGGACAGATTATTTGAAAGTATTATGGGCCGAAGAAGCTGGCCTGTAACTGGTAAGGTTTTCCCGCTGGTTAATATTACAGAAGACAAAGATGCTTATTACATCAGGGCAGAACTTCCAGGGGTAAAGCCAGAAGATATTGAAATCTCCATTGAAGCTGATAGTGTGACGATAGGCGGAGAAAGAAAGCCCGAAGACATTGGGAAAGAGGTATCGTATCACAGGAAAGAAAGGGAATTTGGGAAATTCAGGCGAGTGATCACACTGAAAGGTGGTTTTAATGCGGATGCTGCTGAAGCTGTCTTCAAGAATGGCATACTAACCATTAAGCTTCCCAAGGTGGAGGAAGCCAAACCTCGTCAGATCCAGGTAAAGAGTGAGTAA
- a CDS encoding Hsp20/alpha crystallin family protein, with protein MSEIKAREKQEVQRAAESTRNVPVYIPDVDIYETSDALVVVADIPGVSPENVDIDLRDDTLAIRATVDLYGENERPVLMEYEVGDYYRQFALGRIIDQSKIEASMKDGVLTLVLPKIEKAKPRKITVKTG; from the coding sequence ATGAGCGAAATTAAAGCCAGAGAAAAACAGGAAGTACAGAGAGCGGCGGAAAGCACTCGAAATGTGCCGGTCTACATACCGGATGTTGATATCTATGAGACAAGCGATGCCCTTGTTGTGGTTGCTGACATACCGGGGGTGTCTCCAGAAAATGTGGATATAGACTTGCGAGATGATACTCTCGCTATAAGGGCAACAGTGGATCTCTACGGGGAAAATGAGCGACCTGTTCTTATGGAATACGAAGTGGGCGACTATTATAGACAATTTGCCCTTGGGAGAATCATTGACCAGTCTAAGATCGAAGCTTCTATGAAGGATGGAGTGTTAACTCTCGTTCTGCCCAAAATAGAAAAGGCAAAACCAAGGAAGATTACGGTTAAGACCGGTTAG
- a CDS encoding FtsX-like permease family protein, which translates to MKKSPEKSIHFPISQTIKMAVLSLKIRWQRSLLLAISLVLAISFFAYTVETIMICKVVVKTGEDASLKYKSIRKLCPSGTKTPSRDLWLIAMSLLICLAGITNAQLMAVTERFREIGTLKCLGALDRFIVNLLVVETCIYGLFGGIIGGLLGMITAVISFLLKAGGIGLSGISLNIVSAPIGLSVLVSIGLSMLGAIYPAIIAARMTPSVALRYEE; encoded by the coding sequence ATGAAGAAGTCTCCTGAAAAATCTATTCACTTTCCCATTTCTCAAACCATTAAAATGGCTGTATTATCCCTTAAAATTCGATGGCAGAGATCTCTCCTTCTTGCAATTTCTCTTGTGCTGGCAATATCTTTTTTTGCTTACACTGTTGAAACCATCATGATTTGTAAAGTTGTAGTAAAAACCGGTGAAGATGCTTCTTTGAAATATAAGTCTATTCGTAAACTTTGTCCGTCTGGAACTAAGACCCCGTCTAGAGATTTATGGCTTATTGCCATGTCGCTTCTTATTTGCCTTGCGGGGATCACAAATGCTCAACTTATGGCGGTGACGGAGAGGTTTAGAGAGATCGGCACTTTAAAATGTCTAGGAGCTCTGGATCGATTTATAGTGAATCTACTGGTTGTGGAGACCTGTATTTATGGGCTTTTTGGTGGCATTATAGGGGGGCTGCTAGGGATGATCACAGCGGTCATTAGCTTTTTATTAAAAGCAGGAGGCATTGGTCTCTCTGGTATCTCCTTGAATATTGTTAGTGCTCCAATTGGGCTTAGTGTCTTAGTTTCTATAGGGCTTTCTATGTTGGGGGCGATTTATCCTGCAATTATTGCCGCACGTATGACCCCTTCTGTGGCATTAAGATACGAGGAATAA
- a CDS encoding ABC transporter ATP-binding protein, with protein sequence MPGESRTVVRLIGVRKVFRLGKHEVEALRGINLEIKEGEYISIMGPSGSGKTTLFNIIGALDKPTEGQVFIDDVDVSQLDAYELAWLRCRKVGYIFQTFNLIQVMTAIDNVTLPMIFAGMSRDEYMERGMKLLELVGLKERAWHRPPELSGGQQQRVAIARALANDPSIILADEPTGNLDLKTGEEIIDLLKQLSVERKVTVISATHDLKMVAVSDKVVMIRDGRIEHIEDKRN encoded by the coding sequence ATGCCAGGCGAATCTAGAACTGTAGTGAGACTCATTGGGGTCAGAAAAGTCTTTCGGTTGGGAAAGCATGAAGTGGAAGCTCTTCGGGGCATTAACCTTGAAATTAAGGAAGGTGAATACATTTCTATCATGGGCCCTTCTGGTTCCGGCAAAACCACTCTCTTTAATATCATAGGGGCTCTGGACAAGCCTACTGAAGGACAGGTTTTTATTGATGATGTGGACGTGTCACAGCTAGATGCTTACGAACTGGCTTGGCTTCGATGTCGAAAGGTAGGCTACATATTCCAGACCTTCAACCTGATTCAGGTTATGACAGCTATAGACAATGTAACTCTTCCCATGATTTTTGCCGGTATGTCTCGTGATGAATACATGGAACGAGGTATGAAGCTGCTTGAGCTTGTGGGGCTTAAGGAACGAGCCTGGCACAGGCCTCCTGAACTCTCAGGTGGGCAACAACAGAGAGTTGCCATAGCAAGAGCTCTGGCGAATGATCCCTCTATTATTCTTGCCGACGAACCAACAGGAAACCTCGATCTTAAAACAGGCGAAGAAATTATTGACCTTCTTAAGCAACTCTCTGTTGAACGAAAAGTTACAGTTATCTCGGCAACCCACGATCTTAAAATGGTAGCTGTGTCGGACAAAGTTGTTATGATTCGAGACGGGCGAATAGAACATATTGAAGACAAAAGGAATTAG
- a CDS encoding FtsX-like permease family protein, giving the protein MILRILLFLFVLLLESSTLYAVSVKTSEDIRFFSSLKDRSAGSPESLEVADYIAKEFKEAGLKDVDFLDFDHPVPRIKEAFMEVFSYRIPLRLLQPNLVVFSVTSSDGTGGDLVYAGKGEWWEINGKDIKGAIVLCEMDSSPDFWLHAAALGAKALIYLGSEGDYSKVYLEKLTKTPISFPRFWVSPDDAAWLRTLLGSGQKLHARLSSSAQWERAILRNVYGVVPGTDKKLSKELVVIEAPYDASGLVLGESPAMDEATSIMVFLNLARSLAHNPPKRSVMFIATAGKNEALAGARVVAWEMSASKKERKKELGQLSKSLDTVKAQLEAINLFLASRELNDEIDRLIHPLVISKSKDLIDDLVNIRKNLDEVDEESSRGFCKSPGDEKCSKEGMEKKLLALRTLSARPSLKGLQESESRLVRRLIKDIRTDLRNARSELSLRLLTRKSGEKFRKLIDSYDVVLSLSLNLSSFDPFLEFKQQGALFPLKDEVAKRNRISSLVNFVSTVSSSISSEKRIPNLMTSARKEPGGSSFSFKILNVAQQPLSSDVLSIAGFPAAAITSRYGVSPFWGTPSDSLERWNAVNFFLISDFLEHLMPRIINEDVLKGLVKPGVKGLAILDGSTMFVRRGELFPDRPASGTLVSIIQGDTVFRAMSYHDGSFSIPGVANKKVSHYKLIIEPYGLSGDSGTITWAANKRILKKDSYRLQIPAKRGFTTLVMFPCVQTDIVDVFKPQKLSHITKVTLIDAVTETMPSSFWYSRMDGRDTFALSVFLEQNRRFKLLLADSIVGRDVLFINADSKKPEGRGFVAGQSIIDPLQSALDMKELVGTRLSYLRDHGVIDQPLEELYHQGGELTESTKSELDVRRYDRFWEFLVRGWAQLSAAYNAIDRTQRDILAGVMFFIVLAVPFAYCLERFLFCFVSVYHQIAGFLGILFITVAIIGWLNPAFALTYSPVMVVVAFLIMSLSVVVIWIIFTRFEQEIAIVRRALAGYGKTGPVSSASIGHIQWGQAIAIAFGIGTSNLHRRPLRTVLTCLTIVLLTFTVMSFTSVKSFEKPTHIETGRKANYTGITIHHPFWFSFNDEAWRTIRTIFSEGAIFMPRAWVDPKNTAGMVIRANPFGKNAEIEGLLGLSHHVPSSLADVVVEGRWLAPAATNEILIPSSLAKSLGISLRDVSVSDVTIRGITFVVVGIFNEERLEKWHDLNGLPVLPRFLEQGAEELREVEVEALETGLELLPVISRFQATSPSRTVIIPYETCIKLGGELKAISVEMPGGDPVKVAESLPFSGAFSIFAGVEGKEALEITSAAVLRYQGLTDVFVPIITVIAICFNTLIGHVQERRREIAVYTSVGLAPRHVGMLFIVEALSLAVLSSITGYIVAQLVAKYGRGLPLFADLSFNYSSLASIASIGLIFVAIFLASLYPVRMATRMAMPDVEKSWTLPEPQGDVLSIDLPFLFPAKDQDGIIRFLGNFMEEHQEADAGVFMSDSVDLTWADEKELFYGVDDKFMPVGRCLMIQTSVWLAPFDFGIQQRVRIYCCPASLGNYGGNLSPEEAKMLDELESSYVQVHIRMERIAGEATSWYRANSNFVKSLRKAILSWHALTEDEKSVYCYRSQPPS; this is encoded by the coding sequence GTGATTTTGAGAATTTTACTTTTTCTCTTTGTCCTTCTGCTGGAGAGTTCCACTCTTTACGCTGTCAGCGTTAAAACCAGCGAAGATATTCGGTTTTTTTCTTCTTTGAAGGATCGCTCTGCTGGTTCTCCTGAATCTCTAGAAGTAGCGGATTATATAGCCAAAGAGTTTAAGGAAGCGGGTCTTAAAGATGTCGATTTCTTAGATTTTGATCATCCTGTGCCTCGCATTAAAGAAGCCTTTATGGAAGTTTTTTCTTATCGTATTCCACTGCGACTTCTTCAGCCGAATCTTGTTGTGTTTTCTGTAACCTCTTCTGATGGTACTGGGGGCGATCTGGTTTACGCTGGAAAGGGGGAATGGTGGGAAATTAATGGAAAAGATATCAAGGGAGCTATAGTCCTTTGCGAGATGGACTCATCGCCGGATTTTTGGCTCCACGCTGCCGCTCTGGGAGCTAAGGCTCTGATTTATCTTGGGAGCGAAGGTGACTATTCTAAGGTTTATTTAGAAAAACTTACAAAAACCCCTATATCTTTTCCAAGATTCTGGGTTTCTCCTGATGATGCTGCATGGCTCAGAACGCTTCTTGGTAGCGGACAAAAACTTCATGCTCGCCTTTCATCATCTGCCCAATGGGAGCGTGCAATACTTCGAAATGTCTATGGAGTTGTTCCTGGAACGGATAAAAAATTGTCAAAAGAGCTTGTCGTTATCGAAGCCCCCTATGATGCTTCAGGGCTAGTTTTGGGAGAATCTCCGGCCATGGACGAAGCCACTTCAATCATGGTTTTTCTTAATCTGGCTAGGTCTCTGGCTCATAATCCCCCGAAGCGGTCGGTTATGTTCATTGCTACGGCCGGGAAGAATGAAGCTTTGGCAGGGGCAAGAGTTGTTGCCTGGGAGATGTCGGCATCGAAAAAGGAAAGAAAAAAGGAGCTTGGTCAGCTTAGTAAGTCCCTGGATACGGTAAAAGCTCAGCTTGAAGCTATAAACCTTTTTCTAGCTTCCCGGGAATTAAACGATGAAATCGATCGTCTAATACACCCTCTGGTGATATCCAAGTCTAAAGATCTTATAGACGATCTGGTCAATATTAGAAAGAATCTTGATGAAGTAGATGAGGAGAGTAGTAGAGGATTTTGCAAGTCGCCCGGGGATGAAAAATGTTCTAAGGAGGGCATGGAAAAAAAGCTTCTTGCGCTTAGGACTCTTTCTGCTAGACCATCTCTCAAAGGGCTCCAGGAAAGTGAGTCTCGCCTTGTTAGAAGGCTTATAAAGGACATCAGGACTGACCTTCGCAACGCAAGATCTGAGCTTTCTCTCAGGTTATTAACCCGCAAGTCGGGGGAAAAATTCAGGAAATTGATCGATTCTTATGATGTTGTGCTTTCTTTGAGTCTGAATCTTTCCAGTTTTGATCCTTTTCTGGAATTCAAGCAGCAAGGTGCTCTTTTTCCTTTGAAAGACGAAGTTGCGAAAAGAAATCGTATTTCGTCTCTGGTGAATTTCGTCAGCACTGTAAGTTCTAGTATTTCTTCCGAAAAGCGAATTCCAAATTTGATGACTTCCGCCAGAAAAGAGCCTGGAGGTTCATCTTTTTCTTTCAAGATCCTAAACGTTGCCCAGCAGCCCCTGTCATCAGATGTTCTATCCATTGCAGGTTTTCCTGCGGCAGCAATTACTTCTCGATATGGAGTGTCGCCATTTTGGGGCACACCGTCAGATAGCCTTGAAAGATGGAATGCCGTGAATTTTTTTCTTATTAGCGACTTTCTCGAGCATTTAATGCCCCGCATAATAAATGAAGATGTTTTGAAAGGATTGGTCAAGCCGGGCGTAAAAGGGTTGGCGATTCTTGATGGTTCAACAATGTTCGTTAGGAGAGGAGAACTCTTTCCTGATAGACCGGCTTCAGGAACATTAGTAAGTATTATACAGGGTGATACGGTCTTTAGAGCAATGTCCTACCATGACGGGAGCTTTTCTATCCCCGGTGTGGCTAATAAGAAGGTTTCCCACTATAAGTTGATCATTGAACCCTATGGTTTATCTGGAGATAGTGGAACCATCACCTGGGCAGCCAATAAGCGTATATTGAAAAAGGATAGTTACCGTCTTCAAATTCCCGCCAAAAGAGGCTTTACCACTCTTGTTATGTTCCCCTGCGTTCAGACTGATATTGTCGACGTTTTTAAGCCCCAAAAACTTTCTCACATCACAAAAGTAACTCTTATAGATGCTGTAACTGAAACTATGCCTTCCAGTTTCTGGTATAGTCGCATGGATGGACGAGATACCTTCGCTTTGTCGGTATTTCTTGAACAAAATCGAAGATTTAAGTTGCTTCTTGCCGATTCCATTGTTGGAAGAGATGTGCTTTTTATAAATGCGGATTCTAAAAAACCTGAAGGTAGAGGGTTTGTTGCTGGGCAGAGCATTATTGATCCACTCCAATCTGCTTTGGATATGAAGGAATTGGTGGGAACTCGTCTTTCTTACCTTAGAGATCATGGAGTCATCGACCAGCCCCTTGAAGAACTTTACCACCAGGGTGGTGAACTCACGGAAAGTACTAAGAGTGAGCTGGATGTTCGAAGGTATGATCGATTTTGGGAATTCCTTGTAAGAGGATGGGCTCAATTAAGTGCGGCTTACAATGCGATTGACAGAACTCAGCGAGACATCCTGGCGGGGGTGATGTTTTTCATTGTGCTTGCCGTGCCGTTTGCCTACTGCCTGGAGCGGTTCCTGTTTTGCTTCGTTTCGGTTTATCATCAGATTGCGGGATTTTTAGGAATATTGTTTATAACAGTAGCTATTATTGGATGGCTTAATCCCGCCTTTGCTCTGACTTATAGCCCCGTTATGGTTGTGGTTGCCTTCCTTATCATGAGCCTTTCAGTTGTTGTTATCTGGATCATTTTTACAAGATTTGAGCAAGAAATTGCCATTGTAAGGAGGGCTTTAGCTGGGTATGGTAAAACTGGGCCGGTTTCAAGTGCCTCGATCGGGCATATTCAATGGGGACAAGCTATAGCGATTGCTTTCGGTATTGGCACATCGAACCTTCACAGAAGACCTCTTCGCACGGTTCTTACTTGTCTTACTATCGTTTTACTTACCTTTACTGTTATGTCCTTTACCAGCGTAAAAAGCTTTGAAAAACCGACTCATATTGAGACTGGGCGGAAGGCTAACTATACGGGGATCACAATTCATCATCCTTTCTGGTTTTCTTTTAATGATGAAGCCTGGAGAACGATTCGAACGATTTTCTCCGAAGGGGCAATTTTTATGCCTCGAGCCTGGGTGGATCCTAAAAACACAGCGGGTATGGTTATTAGAGCTAATCCTTTCGGTAAAAATGCGGAGATTGAAGGGCTTCTCGGATTAAGCCATCATGTGCCATCATCCCTTGCTGATGTGGTTGTTGAAGGAAGATGGCTGGCTCCAGCAGCCACTAATGAAATACTTATTCCTTCATCTCTGGCGAAATCTCTTGGGATTTCTCTCAGGGATGTGTCGGTTTCTGATGTGACCATTAGAGGTATTACCTTTGTTGTGGTGGGTATATTTAACGAGGAGAGACTTGAAAAGTGGCATGATCTGAATGGACTCCCTGTGCTTCCACGCTTTCTTGAACAGGGTGCGGAGGAATTGAGAGAAGTTGAAGTGGAAGCGCTTGAAACCGGATTGGAACTTCTTCCCGTTATTTCACGCTTTCAGGCTACATCTCCTTCAAGGACTGTTATAATACCATACGAAACCTGTATAAAGCTGGGGGGAGAGTTAAAAGCTATAAGTGTTGAAATGCCGGGTGGAGATCCCGTCAAAGTTGCCGAAAGTCTTCCTTTTTCTGGAGCTTTTTCCATTTTTGCTGGCGTGGAAGGTAAGGAAGCACTGGAAATTACTTCTGCGGCTGTTTTGCGCTATCAAGGACTTACCGATGTTTTTGTTCCCATAATTACGGTTATCGCTATATGTTTTAATACTCTTATTGGACATGTGCAGGAAAGAAGACGAGAAATTGCTGTTTATACCAGCGTTGGGTTGGCTCCCCGTCATGTTGGTATGCTTTTTATTGTCGAGGCTCTTTCTCTAGCCGTGCTTTCTTCCATCACGGGATATATCGTTGCTCAACTTGTGGCAAAATACGGAAGAGGATTGCCTCTATTTGCCGATCTGTCTTTCAATTACTCGTCTCTTGCAAGCATTGCGAGTATAGGGCTGATCTTTGTAGCCATTTTTCTGGCGTCTCTTTATCCGGTAAGGATGGCAACAAGGATGGCAATGCCTGATGTGGAAAAAAGCTGGACTCTTCCTGAACCACAGGGTGATGTGCTTTCAATAGATCTTCCTTTTCTATTTCCTGCAAAGGATCAGGACGGAATCATAAGATTTTTAGGAAATTTTATGGAGGAACATCAGGAAGCGGATGCAGGCGTTTTTATGTCTGACTCGGTCGATCTTACCTGGGCGGATGAGAAGGAGCTTTTTTATGGTGTTGATGACAAGTTTATGCCCGTTGGGCGATGTTTAATGATTCAAACTTCGGTGTGGCTTGCTCCTTTCGATTTTGGGATTCAACAGCGGGTGCGTATTTATTGCTGTCCAGCGAGTTTAGGAAACTACGGAGGAAATCTATCTCCAGAAGAAGCGAAAATGTTGGATGAGTTAGAATCCAGTTATGTGCAAGTTCATATTAGGATGGAGCGAATCGCCGGTGAAGCTACTAGCTGGTATAGAGCTAATAGTAATTTTGTGAAATCTTTGCGGAAAGCGATCCTGAGCTGGCATGCTTTAACTGAAGATGAAAAATCAGTTTACTGTTATCGTTCTCAACCACCCTCGTAA